A single Camarhynchus parvulus chromosome 5, STF_HiC, whole genome shotgun sequence DNA region contains:
- the VPS39 gene encoding vam6/Vps39-like protein isoform X1: protein MHDAFEHVPILEKLPLQIDCLAAWEEWLLVGTKQGHLLLYRIKKDVGEVMSSESVCCNRFEVTLEKSNKNFSKKIQQIHVVSQFKILVSLLENNIYVHDLLTFQQITTISKAKGASLFTCDLQQSDTGEEVLRMCVAVRKKLQLYFWKDREFHELQGDFSVPDVPKSMAWCENSICVGFKRDYYLIRVDGKGSIKELFPTGKQLEPLVAPVADGKVAVGQDDLTVVLNEEGVCTQKCALNWTDIPIAMEHQPPYIIAVLPRYVEIRTFEPRLLVQSIELQRPRFITSGGTNIIYVASNHFVWRLIPVSIATQIQQLLQDKQFELALQLAEMKDDSDSEKRQQIHHIKNLFAFNLFCQKRFDESMQVFAKLGTDPTHVMGLYPDLLPTDYRKQLQYPNPLPGLSGAELEKAHLALIDYLTQKRSQLVKKLNDSDHQSSTSPLMEGTPTIKSKKKLLQIIDTTLLKCYLHTNVALVAPLLRLENNHCHIEESEHVLKKAHKYSELIILYEKKGLHEKALQVLVDQSKKANSPLKGHERTVQYLQHLGTENLHLVFSYSVWVLRDFPEDGLKIFTEDLPEVEALPRDKVLSFLIENFKSLTIPYLEHIIHVWEETGADFHNCLIQLYCEKVQSLMKEYLSSFPADRAPVPAGEEGGDLGDYRKKLLLFLEKSSCYEPSRLISDFPFDGLLEERALLLGRMGKHEQALFIYVHILKDTNMAENYCHKHYDRNKDGNKDVYLSLLRMYLSPPSVHCLGPIKMEVLEPQANLQAALQVLELHHSKLDTTKAINLLPANTQISEIRIFLEKVLEENAQKKRFNQVLKNLLHAEFLRVQEERILHQQVKCIITEEKVCTVCKKKIGNSAFARYPNAIVVHYFCSKEVNTLDT from the exons ATGCACGACGCCTTCGAGCATGTGCCGATCCTGGAGAAGCTGCCGCTGCAGATTGACTGCCTGGCGGCCTGGG AGGAATGGCTCCTTGTTGGTACAAAACAAGGGCATCTTCTGCTTTACAGGATCAAGAAAGATGTAG GAGAGGTTATGTCATCAGAAAGTGTCT GTTGCAACAGGTTTGAAGTGACACTAGAGAAATCCAACAAGAACTTCTCAAAGAAGATTCAACAG ATCCATGTTGTttctcaatttaaaattttggtCAGTCTATTAG aaaataacatttacGTCCATGACCTGTTGACATTTCAACAAATCACCACAATTTCAAAGGCAAAAGGTGCATCTCTCTTCACTTGTGATCTCCAG CAATCGGATAcaggggaggaggtgctgaggaTGTGTGTGGCAGTGCGTAAGAAGCTCCAGCTTTATTTCTGGAAGGACAGGGAGTTCCATGAGCTCCAG GGGGACTTCAGTGTACCTGATGTACCCAAGTCTATGGCCTGGTGTGAAAACTCCATCTGTGTAGGCTTCAAGAGGGACTATTACCTGATACGG GTGGATGGAAAAGGATCCATCAAAGAACTGTTTcccacagggaagcagctggaaCCATTGGTAGCTCCTGTAGCAGATGGAAAAGTTGCAGTTGGCCAAGATGATCTAACAGTTGTGCTTAATGAAGAAGGGGTCTGTACTCAGAAATGTGCCTTGAATTGGACAGATATTCCTATAGCCATGG AACACCAGCCTCCCTACATCATTGCTGTTCTGCCAAGGTACGTGGAGATCCGCACCTTTGAGCCCCGGCTGCTGGTGCAGAGCATCGAGCTGCAGAGGCCGCGCTTCATCACCTCTGGAGG CACAAACATTATATATGTGGCAAGTAATCACTTTGTTTGGAGACTCATTCCGGTGTCCATAGCCACACAGatccagcagcttctgcaggacAAACAGTTTGAGTTGGCTTTGCAGTTGGCA GAAATGAAAGATGATTCAGATAGTGAGAAGCGACAACAAATCCACCACATAAAGAACCTCTTTGCCTTCAACCTTTTCTGCCAGAAGCGCTTTGATGAATCCATGCAAGTTTTTGCCAAGCTTGGTACAG ATCCCACTCATGTGATGGGTCTGTATCCTGACCTCCTGCCCACAGATTACAGGAAACAGCTACAGTATCCCAaccccctgccagggctctctggggcagagctggagaaggcaCATTTAGCTCTGATAGACTACCTAACTCAA AAAAGGAGTCAGCTAGTGAAGAAGCTGAATGATTCTGATCATCAGTCCAGTACCTCACCCCTCATGGAAGGAACACCCACGATCAAATCCAAAAAGAAGCTGCTACAAATCATTGATACCACCCTGTTAAAGTGTTACCTGCAT ACAAATGTAGCACTGGTGGCACCACTGCTACGTCTGGAGAACAATCACTGCCATATTGAGGAGAGTGAGCATGTACTAAAGAAGGCACACAAGTATAGTGAGCTGATAATACTGTATGAGAAAAAAGGTCTGCATGAGAAAG catTACAGGTACTGGTGGATCAGTCGAAGAAAGCCAACTCCCCTTTGAAGGGTCATGAGAGGACAGTGCAATATTTGCAGCATTTGG GCACAGAGAACTTACACTTGGTATTTTCCTACTCTGTCTGGGTGCTAAGAGATTTTCCTGAAGATGGACTGAAG atatttaCAGAAGACCTCCCTGAAGTGGAAGCTTTGCCACGAGACAAAGTGCTCAGTTTCTtgatagaaaattttaaaagcttgacTATTCCTTATCTG GAACACATTATTCATGTCTGGGAAGAAACTGGTGCAGATTTCCACAACTGTCTGATCCAGCTGTACTGTGAGAAAGTGCAGAGCTTAATGAAAGAATATCTCAGTTCTTTTCCTGCAG ATAGAGCTCCAGTGcctgctggggaggaaggaggagactTGGGGGATTACCGgaagaagctgctgctttttctggagAAGTCCAGCTGCTATGAACCTAGTCGACTTATCAGTGACTTCCCCTTTGATG GTCTCCTAGAAGAACGTGCTCTGCTCTTGGGTCGAATGGGAAAGCATGAGCAAGCTCTGTTTATTTATGTTCATATTTTGAAGGACACCAACATGGCTGAAAA CTACTGCCATAAACATTATGACAGAAACAAAGATGGCAACAAAGAT gtgtATCTGTCCCTGCTGCGCATGTATCTCTCCCCACCCAGTGTTCATTGCCTGGGACCCATCAAgatggaggtgctggagcctCAAGCCAAtctgcaggctgctctgcaggtttTGGAACTGCACCACAGCAAACTGGATACCACTAAG GCAATAAACCTACTTCCAGCAAATACACAGATCAGTGAGATTCGCATCTTCTTAGAGAAAGTACTTGAAGAAAATGctcagaagaaaagatttaatCAAGTGCTCAAGAACCTTCTCCATGCGGAGTTTCTGAGG GTCCAGGAGGAGCGGATCTTGCATCAGCAAGTAAAGTGCATAATTACAGAGGAGAAGGTGTGCACTGTTTGTAAAAAGAAGATAGGTAACAG TGCATTTGCTCGATACCCTAATGCAATAGTTGTGCATTATTTCTGCTCCAAAGAAGTCAACACACTGGACACCTGA
- the VPS39 gene encoding vam6/Vps39-like protein isoform X2 yields MHDAFEHVPILEKLPLQIDCLAAWEEWLLVGTKQGHLLLYRIKKDVGCNRFEVTLEKSNKNFSKKIQQIHVVSQFKILVSLLENNIYVHDLLTFQQITTISKAKGASLFTCDLQQSDTGEEVLRMCVAVRKKLQLYFWKDREFHELQGDFSVPDVPKSMAWCENSICVGFKRDYYLIRVDGKGSIKELFPTGKQLEPLVAPVADGKVAVGQDDLTVVLNEEGVCTQKCALNWTDIPIAMEHQPPYIIAVLPRYVEIRTFEPRLLVQSIELQRPRFITSGGTNIIYVASNHFVWRLIPVSIATQIQQLLQDKQFELALQLAEMKDDSDSEKRQQIHHIKNLFAFNLFCQKRFDESMQVFAKLGTDPTHVMGLYPDLLPTDYRKQLQYPNPLPGLSGAELEKAHLALIDYLTQKRSQLVKKLNDSDHQSSTSPLMEGTPTIKSKKKLLQIIDTTLLKCYLHTNVALVAPLLRLENNHCHIEESEHVLKKAHKYSELIILYEKKGLHEKALQVLVDQSKKANSPLKGHERTVQYLQHLGTENLHLVFSYSVWVLRDFPEDGLKIFTEDLPEVEALPRDKVLSFLIENFKSLTIPYLEHIIHVWEETGADFHNCLIQLYCEKVQSLMKEYLSSFPADRAPVPAGEEGGDLGDYRKKLLLFLEKSSCYEPSRLISDFPFDGLLEERALLLGRMGKHEQALFIYVHILKDTNMAENYCHKHYDRNKDGNKDVYLSLLRMYLSPPSVHCLGPIKMEVLEPQANLQAALQVLELHHSKLDTTKAINLLPANTQISEIRIFLEKVLEENAQKKRFNQVLKNLLHAEFLRVQEERILHQQVKCIITEEKVCTVCKKKIGNSAFARYPNAIVVHYFCSKEVNTLDT; encoded by the exons ATGCACGACGCCTTCGAGCATGTGCCGATCCTGGAGAAGCTGCCGCTGCAGATTGACTGCCTGGCGGCCTGGG AGGAATGGCTCCTTGTTGGTACAAAACAAGGGCATCTTCTGCTTTACAGGATCAAGAAAGATGTAG GTTGCAACAGGTTTGAAGTGACACTAGAGAAATCCAACAAGAACTTCTCAAAGAAGATTCAACAG ATCCATGTTGTttctcaatttaaaattttggtCAGTCTATTAG aaaataacatttacGTCCATGACCTGTTGACATTTCAACAAATCACCACAATTTCAAAGGCAAAAGGTGCATCTCTCTTCACTTGTGATCTCCAG CAATCGGATAcaggggaggaggtgctgaggaTGTGTGTGGCAGTGCGTAAGAAGCTCCAGCTTTATTTCTGGAAGGACAGGGAGTTCCATGAGCTCCAG GGGGACTTCAGTGTACCTGATGTACCCAAGTCTATGGCCTGGTGTGAAAACTCCATCTGTGTAGGCTTCAAGAGGGACTATTACCTGATACGG GTGGATGGAAAAGGATCCATCAAAGAACTGTTTcccacagggaagcagctggaaCCATTGGTAGCTCCTGTAGCAGATGGAAAAGTTGCAGTTGGCCAAGATGATCTAACAGTTGTGCTTAATGAAGAAGGGGTCTGTACTCAGAAATGTGCCTTGAATTGGACAGATATTCCTATAGCCATGG AACACCAGCCTCCCTACATCATTGCTGTTCTGCCAAGGTACGTGGAGATCCGCACCTTTGAGCCCCGGCTGCTGGTGCAGAGCATCGAGCTGCAGAGGCCGCGCTTCATCACCTCTGGAGG CACAAACATTATATATGTGGCAAGTAATCACTTTGTTTGGAGACTCATTCCGGTGTCCATAGCCACACAGatccagcagcttctgcaggacAAACAGTTTGAGTTGGCTTTGCAGTTGGCA GAAATGAAAGATGATTCAGATAGTGAGAAGCGACAACAAATCCACCACATAAAGAACCTCTTTGCCTTCAACCTTTTCTGCCAGAAGCGCTTTGATGAATCCATGCAAGTTTTTGCCAAGCTTGGTACAG ATCCCACTCATGTGATGGGTCTGTATCCTGACCTCCTGCCCACAGATTACAGGAAACAGCTACAGTATCCCAaccccctgccagggctctctggggcagagctggagaaggcaCATTTAGCTCTGATAGACTACCTAACTCAA AAAAGGAGTCAGCTAGTGAAGAAGCTGAATGATTCTGATCATCAGTCCAGTACCTCACCCCTCATGGAAGGAACACCCACGATCAAATCCAAAAAGAAGCTGCTACAAATCATTGATACCACCCTGTTAAAGTGTTACCTGCAT ACAAATGTAGCACTGGTGGCACCACTGCTACGTCTGGAGAACAATCACTGCCATATTGAGGAGAGTGAGCATGTACTAAAGAAGGCACACAAGTATAGTGAGCTGATAATACTGTATGAGAAAAAAGGTCTGCATGAGAAAG catTACAGGTACTGGTGGATCAGTCGAAGAAAGCCAACTCCCCTTTGAAGGGTCATGAGAGGACAGTGCAATATTTGCAGCATTTGG GCACAGAGAACTTACACTTGGTATTTTCCTACTCTGTCTGGGTGCTAAGAGATTTTCCTGAAGATGGACTGAAG atatttaCAGAAGACCTCCCTGAAGTGGAAGCTTTGCCACGAGACAAAGTGCTCAGTTTCTtgatagaaaattttaaaagcttgacTATTCCTTATCTG GAACACATTATTCATGTCTGGGAAGAAACTGGTGCAGATTTCCACAACTGTCTGATCCAGCTGTACTGTGAGAAAGTGCAGAGCTTAATGAAAGAATATCTCAGTTCTTTTCCTGCAG ATAGAGCTCCAGTGcctgctggggaggaaggaggagactTGGGGGATTACCGgaagaagctgctgctttttctggagAAGTCCAGCTGCTATGAACCTAGTCGACTTATCAGTGACTTCCCCTTTGATG GTCTCCTAGAAGAACGTGCTCTGCTCTTGGGTCGAATGGGAAAGCATGAGCAAGCTCTGTTTATTTATGTTCATATTTTGAAGGACACCAACATGGCTGAAAA CTACTGCCATAAACATTATGACAGAAACAAAGATGGCAACAAAGAT gtgtATCTGTCCCTGCTGCGCATGTATCTCTCCCCACCCAGTGTTCATTGCCTGGGACCCATCAAgatggaggtgctggagcctCAAGCCAAtctgcaggctgctctgcaggtttTGGAACTGCACCACAGCAAACTGGATACCACTAAG GCAATAAACCTACTTCCAGCAAATACACAGATCAGTGAGATTCGCATCTTCTTAGAGAAAGTACTTGAAGAAAATGctcagaagaaaagatttaatCAAGTGCTCAAGAACCTTCTCCATGCGGAGTTTCTGAGG GTCCAGGAGGAGCGGATCTTGCATCAGCAAGTAAAGTGCATAATTACAGAGGAGAAGGTGTGCACTGTTTGTAAAAAGAAGATAGGTAACAG TGCATTTGCTCGATACCCTAATGCAATAGTTGTGCATTATTTCTGCTCCAAAGAAGTCAACACACTGGACACCTGA